A stretch of Nonomuraea africana DNA encodes these proteins:
- a CDS encoding MFS transporter, with protein MNSNAVRDPRRWWSLVVLCLALMPLVVDSTVLNVAIPTLMQDLGASPSEVQWILDSYVLVFAGLLLTAGSLSDRYGRRRFLIIGLALFGGASMVAVLAVEPWQLIAARGLMGVGGAILMPSTLSILITTFDDDERRKAMAAWSAVAMIGVIAGPIVGGFLIEHYWWGSVFLLNAPIAAVGIIAALVLMPETKGPARSPDPLGVVLSVVGLASLVYVVIERTWNPVMIGLAVLSLGGFLMWERRSASPMLPLGLFRSRNFSGSSFSILLMSFGTGAVMLMLTQYLQFVLGYGAAQAGLALLPYAISAALFNGLGAALGQKVSNRTLIVSGILIMGLSFVVMALSSDYWTLLVAFLVMGAGGGIAGPAAYATLMGAVPMEHAGVGSALNDTIQQVGMALSIAALGSVLAGVYTSAMPSSAPAAARESIANAVRLTPEVAAAGREAFSTAMTTGAWIGAVSCVAAACLALAVLRPKTPAPQVPAEV; from the coding sequence GTGAATTCGAACGCCGTACGAGACCCTCGTCGCTGGTGGTCCCTCGTCGTCCTCTGTCTGGCCCTGATGCCGCTGGTCGTGGACAGCACCGTCCTCAACGTGGCGATCCCGACCCTGATGCAGGACCTGGGCGCCAGCCCCTCCGAAGTCCAGTGGATCCTCGACTCCTACGTGCTCGTCTTCGCGGGCCTGCTGCTCACCGCGGGCAGCCTCTCCGACCGGTACGGCAGGCGCCGCTTCCTCATCATCGGCCTGGCCCTGTTCGGCGGCGCCTCGATGGTCGCCGTGCTGGCCGTCGAACCCTGGCAGCTCATCGCCGCCAGAGGGCTGATGGGCGTGGGAGGGGCGATCCTCATGCCCTCGACCCTGTCCATCCTGATCACGACCTTCGACGACGACGAGCGGCGCAAGGCCATGGCCGCGTGGAGCGCCGTCGCGATGATCGGCGTGATCGCCGGGCCCATCGTGGGCGGCTTCCTCATCGAGCACTACTGGTGGGGCTCGGTCTTCCTGCTCAACGCCCCCATCGCGGCGGTCGGCATCATCGCCGCCCTCGTGCTGATGCCCGAGACCAAGGGGCCGGCCCGCAGTCCCGACCCGCTGGGCGTGGTGCTCTCGGTCGTCGGCCTGGCCTCGCTGGTCTACGTGGTCATCGAGCGGACGTGGAACCCGGTCATGATCGGCCTGGCCGTCCTGTCCCTCGGCGGTTTCCTGATGTGGGAGCGTCGTTCGGCCAGCCCGATGCTGCCGCTCGGCCTGTTCAGGAGCCGCAACTTCAGCGGGTCGTCGTTCTCGATCCTGCTGATGTCGTTCGGGACGGGCGCGGTGATGCTGATGCTGACGCAGTACCTGCAGTTCGTGCTGGGGTACGGCGCGGCGCAGGCGGGGCTCGCGCTCCTGCCGTACGCGATCTCGGCGGCGCTCTTCAACGGCCTCGGCGCGGCGCTCGGGCAGAAGGTCAGCAACAGGACGCTGATCGTCTCAGGCATCCTGATCATGGGCCTGTCGTTCGTGGTGATGGCGCTGAGCAGCGATTACTGGACGCTGCTCGTGGCGTTCCTCGTCATGGGGGCGGGCGGCGGGATCGCCGGGCCCGCGGCGTATGCGACGCTCATGGGGGCGGTGCCGATGGAGCACGCGGGTGTCGGGTCGGCGCTCAACGACACCATCCAGCAGGTGGGGATGGCGCTCAGCATCGCGGCCCTGGGCAGCGTGCTGGCGGGGGTGTACACCTCCGCGATGCCGTCGTCGGCGCCGGCGGCCGCTCGTGAGTCGATCGCGAACGCGGTGCGGCTGACTCCGGAGGTGGCCGCGGCGGGCCGCGAGGCGTTCAGCACGGCGATGACGACGGGGGCGTGGATCGGGGCGGTGTCGTGCGTGGCGGCGGCCTGCCTGGCGCTGGCCGTCCTCCGCCCCAAGACCCCCGCTCCCCAGGTCCCGGCCGAGGTGTGA
- a CDS encoding alternative oxidase, translating into MTITIDRPEAPAGPPKLDRDALRLAQAETLATPRMDYSLLAKMMFKPVDLMYGKKGSFTKFAMLEIIARVPYQAWERMGYWAVHRYAGRSALAKRVFERIVEARADQDNEQWHLLIMQDLIQRHGMKQNWLLHKVAPWFISFFYYHVSWVLFLVRPEASYRLNAEFEDHAEHEYMTFVAENPDLEFMPDPGTYADEYGRYRSVADLMRQIGHDERMHKLDSLENVKDPHWAPTR; encoded by the coding sequence ATGACCATCACGATCGACCGCCCCGAGGCCCCCGCGGGACCCCCCAAGCTCGACCGCGACGCCCTCCGCCTGGCGCAGGCCGAGACGCTGGCCACGCCGCGCATGGACTACAGCCTGCTGGCCAAGATGATGTTCAAGCCCGTCGACCTCATGTACGGCAAGAAGGGGTCGTTCACCAAGTTCGCCATGCTCGAGATCATCGCCCGCGTGCCGTACCAGGCGTGGGAGCGGATGGGCTACTGGGCGGTGCACCGCTACGCGGGACGCTCGGCGCTGGCCAAGCGGGTGTTCGAGCGGATCGTCGAGGCTCGCGCCGACCAGGACAACGAGCAGTGGCACCTGCTGATCATGCAGGACCTCATCCAGCGCCACGGGATGAAGCAGAACTGGCTGCTGCACAAGGTGGCGCCGTGGTTCATCTCGTTCTTCTACTACCACGTCTCGTGGGTGCTGTTCCTGGTCAGGCCGGAGGCTTCGTACCGGCTGAACGCTGAGTTCGAGGACCATGCCGAGCACGAGTACATGACCTTCGTGGCGGAGAACCCCGACCTGGAGTTCATGCCCGACCCCGGGACGTACGCCGACGAGTACGGCCGCTACCGCTCGGTGGCCGACCTGATGCGGCAGATCGGCCACGACGAGCGCATGCACAAGCTGGACAGCTTGGAGAACGTCAAGGACCCCCACTGGGCCCCCACCCGGTGA